tttttattttttatttttctttctttccttctttctttcattcattctttcttcttcgTTCccccctcttcttttccttttcccctttccccctccaCAATGTCCATTCCATATCCCCCCAAAAGCTGCACTGCCCCACTCCCCCTAAATCCCTCAGCGCAGCACTTCGCAATGGGAACCTCCTGTCAAAGAGCTGTCCCATAAACTTCCCGAACGGcatcccccccttcccccccttcccccccgcACCATCACACCCCCTGCACCTCATTACACTTTAACCACCACCTGTACTTCACTGCATCCCAATGAGGGCAGCTCCGCCCAGACAGGGGGCACTCCTAACACTTGGGGGACGGGGAGTGGTCTAGGGCATGATCTGGAGGGAATATAAGGGAATTTGAAGGAGGGTGTAAGGGCTTTGAGGGGCCgtgttggggggtgggggggggaggcgTTTATTGCTTTGGGCTCTATTGGAGCCCTCTCACGGGCGCGCACTGCCACCTAGTGGGGCTGCGGCGTTTCAGCCTCGGGCATCCCCTGGAGCTCAGGTGGAGCCGCCCCCGGAGGGGTCACAGAGGGAGACACAGCTTTGCTGAGAAGCTCTAGTGCTTTTcgctttgtgtgttttgttttgttcctgttcccacccccctcttcccccctcccccccacctccatttcttctggtttctcttttttggGGCCGAAATCACAGAGACTCACTTGCGGAGGGGGAAATCCCTGCGGAGCTTCCATCAATCACTGCGATACTCTGACAGCTGCTGGGAAACACGTGTAGTGTGCAACGGGGGCTCCTTTGCGCTTTTAGGACTTCTGGAACGTTCATTTCCTTATGTAAGCACTGCTCTGGGTTCTGCTCGGGTCTTTGTCCTTGTCTGTGACCATTGGGGTCGCTGTGCCTCATTGAAGTCCTGGTGGTGGCATAGCTGTGGGATGCACAAATGGTGCCACTCCTCAGTGCCCCCAGTGCATTAAGACCACCAGGGATGGGGTTTGTGAGTACTGGATGCCCAAGAGTGGGATAGAGATGGGGCCCCTAGGGataggagaagaaaagatggTGCCCACAGGTAAGGAGCCCTTAGGGATGGGACGCACAGGGACTGGGTCCACAGGGATCTTTTTGTCTACTGGTAGTTTGCTCTGTAACCAAGCCCTGAATAATTCAGGCAGCAGCAacacttcagctgcagccttcagAGGCCGCTGCTGTTTGTGTGTAAGGGCTGCAACTGCCACAGGCAATTAAATTGGATTATTGCAGGAAGTGGGCTATTAGGgtttgttatttatttagaatCAAGCCGCCTTCgtctatcatttttttttccccctctccctgctgtATGGACGTCATAAGGGTAAATCATTCTCCAGGCCATGAAAGCCCTGTGAGGATGCACCGAtttccccccagccccccatccCGCTGTGGTTAAGAGGAAGGAATGGGTATCACTGGGCTGAGTgctgcaacagcaaaaaaggaaGAGTCTTCTGAGCACTCCAACCCTCCTGCAGGTATGGCCTCTAAATATAGGGGCAGCTCTACTTCTATACATATGGAGATGGATGCAACATGCATGTCTGTGTATCTGCCTGCTTATATATTTataagtgtgtgtatatatatttatgattctatttttaGACACGAGTGTATTTATAGATACGGATGCAGGACCATGCGTGCCACCCTCAAGCATGTGTtgtttctccccccccccataaccttcctcttcctcacaGCTGAAGGTCACCTACAGTGCTTCCTGTAAACCTGACCCCCGggacccccctccccccagatGGCCCTGCAGTGGGGTTTTCTAGTGCTGGTGGGCACACGGAGGAGTATGGGTTGAGTGGAGGGGAGGGCTTCCATGGAAGCTTTGGGGGTGCAGAGGAAGGATAGGGGgtgggggaatggggggtgTGCTTGGGGAGACCGTCCCCATGGGGTGTAGAGCTGCGATGAGGCAGGAGTAGAGGTAAGATGTGAGATGGCAGTGGGGGCCATTGGGGATGCGGGATGCTGCCGCTCCCCCCGGCTCTGCGCTCAGACCCGGGGCCCCACACGGGAGGGGTCGGCCTCGGCCCCGGCCCCTTCCCCGCAGCTGCCGGCTGTCATCTCCCGGCGGGGCTGCAACCCAATCCCTGCCGGCCCTGGGGGGGCCCCGCCGTAACCCGAGGCAGCGCCGCGCCCCGTACCGCCGGGAGCTGCTCGGCCCCGCACAGGTGCGGCCCCCCCCAGGCTGCCAGCGCCGGGGGCGGCCCCCTCCCGCCGGTGTCGGGCGGCGGAGCGGGATGCCGAGCCCTCCTCCcgcccttcctcctcctcctccttctcctcctcccgcCGGCGGCATGCGCCCggccttcctcttcttcctcctcctcctcctcgcccTGCCCGCTCGCGGCCGGAGGGAGCGGCTGCCCGGCGGGGGGCACTCCGCGTCTTCCTCCTCTTCgtcctcctctccctcctccctgaCGGCGGCGGGCCAGggccggcggcggggccggctGTACTGCCGGGTGGGCATCGGCTTCCACCTGCAGCTGCACCCCGACGGCCGCGTGGACGGCGCGCACGCCGCCAGCCCGCTCAGTGAGTGCCGGGGCCGGGGCCCCTTCCTGCCCGCGTTTTGGAGGTCGGGGCTGTGGCAGCCGCGCCTTGCTGGCCGCATGGAAGCAGAAAGGTTTCTCCGGGTGGGAGCTCGCTCTGTCCCAAACCATCCTCTGAAACCGCGGCTCCCGGGGCTGGGGCGGGGGGCAAACCTGCGTGGCTTGAGAACAGGTGAGAAATTCGGGGGAAAATGGGGCTTCCCGAACCTGCGATCTGTCGGCACTGGCACAAGCCGCGCAAAAGAGCATCCTCGGCCCCCAAGTTGTCCCCCTCGGGCTCGGGGAACCGGCTGGAAATAAGGAGAAGAATAAGCCAAACCCCACAGCCGCAGCGTCATGCCGCTCGCTGGGGGAcggaggagcagcagagctgcgcAGAGGCGGTTGCTGAGGAGCGGGGCCTTTTGGTGGAGAAACGCAGCCgtgagatttctgttttatttttgtcacgctgatgcaaaaagaaatgtgatttattCCGAGCTTCCTGTCTTCATAGGCGTTCTGGAAATCTTTGCCGTCTCTCAGGGGATCGTAGGAATCCGAGGAGTTTTCAGCAACAAATTTCTAGCTAtgtcaaagaaaggaaaactccACGCAAGTGTGAGTATTCCCAGTGCATACAGCACCATACTGGTGCTGCAACAGCTTTGTGTGCACACACTGGTACTCAGGACATGCGGGTGCCTGCCCTGCGTTGGTGATGCTTCTACGTGCGTGTTAGTGATGTGCTGGGGCTGCGTAAGCCCACAGGGTGCCATTGAGTGAGGTTCGTGCACTTTCCatgctgctctgggctgagtTCTATGGAGGCATTGCTCCTGGGGATGCCCAGAGCATGAGTGCTTTCAagcaggatggggctgggaCAGTGATGATAGCTTGTGTAGGGAGGATATATGGAAAATGGGCAGAGCAGGAGTAGGCAAAACAATGGACTTTAAGTATCTGAAGGGGagctataagaaggaaggggatagactctttagcagggtctgttgtgataggacagggggaaatggtttgggATTTGGTGCTTTCTTCATTGTCAGTcactgaaatacaagaaaagaatgATTCTATCATTAAGTGTCCAAAGGGGGGCTATAAGAGAGAAGAGGACAGACTGTTCAGTAGgttctgttgtgacaggacaaggggaaagtgtttcaaactagaagaggggaaaattagattggatataaagaagtttTCTAAACTAAGACTAATGAAGCTCTGGAGTAGGTTGTACTGAGAGGAGTttggtgctccatccctgaagacattcagaGTCAGactggaggggctctgagcacctgatgtagCTGTTGGGGTCCCTgatcattgcaggggagttggactggatactctttaaggatcccttccaattcaaatcATTGTATTGTTCTATGCAAATGCAGCAAGGAACTCGGCCTCAGTCATGACAAATCCATGTTGCAGGAGTAACCTTGGAAGGAGACATGGTGCCTTCCTCTGATGAAAGCCATCAATTTGTAGAAACTTGACCCAAACGCCTGAGGATGGCTGGGTTGATAATGCCGATAACGCAAAGCCTGCATCTGTTGTTCCTCCCGGCCTTGGCGGGATAAAGTTATTTCATGGCCCAATGCACAAAGCAAGCTCTGTGCCCGTCACTCACGGCCATGCTTTGATGAGGAGCTGCTGCGGTGCCACGGTGCTGCGCTGTGGTACAGCCATGCCCGCAGgcctggagctgctctgagaGTAGCTGTAGCTCTGTGGTTCTATAGCTTTTCAGGAGCCTCAGTCAGCCCTAAACCCAGCAGTCAGGGTGCCATGGGTCAGTGAGGTAAGCATAGGGGTTGCACCTGGAGATGCAGCACTTCGGGTGCataaaaaaagcaggaaagcacagatGAATCAGTGGGATGGATTGTCTTCCAGgcagaaactgaaagatttGATTCCAGCTGTTATACAGGGGAAAATGTGATGGGAAAGTATATTCCACCATGATCCCAGTTCTGGGGAAGGGTTTTTCTGTGGAGTCCCGGTTTGCTCAGGGAGGTATTAGGAATGATGGAGTTCAGAATGTTCCCCATGCATCCCTCACCAGTTTCAGAGCAACAGTTTGGgagagccagcactgtgctatgggtggggtgggagggaaggcGGGGGGGGGGTTGGTGAGTGGGGACAGCCCCCCAGTTAACTTCTGTCTCTGCCTGCAGGCACGCTTCACTGCTGAGTGCCAGTTCCGTGAGCGCTTCCAGGAGAATAGCTACAACACTTATGCCTCAGCTGTGCACCGTGGGCAGCGCTCTGGCCGCCAGTGGTACGTGGCTCTCAACAAGCGGGGCAAGGCCAAGAGGGGCTGCAGCCCTCGTGCCCGCCCCCAGCACGTCTCCACACATTTCCTGCCCCGCTTCCGACAGccccctccatcccagctgGCTTTCACTGTTGCTCGCCCTGAGAAGAagccacccccacccccaccgcCACCCAAGAAGATGACCACGTCAAGGCACAGCCCCGGACCAGGCCGCTACCGGCTAAAGTTCCGCTTTGGATAGTGGCTCCTCAGgacactgcagggctgctgggtaGGGTGACGCTGGAATGGACGTGGGAAGGACGTCTGTTGGCAGAGATGGGACCCACAGTTCAGCTACTGATGGTATTTTGCTGTGGAACCTCTCCACAGGACCGTGACACCTTCTCCCTCCTGCCAGGGGCTGGCTGAGCATTGAGTTGTCAAAATGCCATCGTGACAGTCCTCTTCTCTGGGCCAAACAACCACGGGACCTCAGCGCTCCTCACATGTCTTccacatgtatatgtatatatgagCAACAAGATGTAGGACACACTAGAAGTTCACCAAAAATCTGGACTGTCTGAGGTCATACAGCTTCTTCCAAGGTTTCCCAGATGAGTCCCATTGAACCATCTCTCATTGCATCCTGAGTTCGCTGTGCTAACAGAActctgggctgctgctgggtggACATCTTATGAACTCAATCAGAGAGATGTGATATCTTCTGTTAATTCTCAACATTTACAGATACTGAATTCAGATTGCAGCCTTCCACAATGGAGATGAGACCTGCAGGGcaaatgcagcccagcacagctatGACATCCATGAAGGACTCTGTGCTGTCACTGGCTTTAACTTTACAGCCACATTATTTTGAGTGGGAAAGCTACTATCAGAACTAATAGGAGCAAAATAATGtctaaagaatgaaaaaaaaccccatgcCACTGCCTCGATGAACATGCAAAGTGGCATTGAAGTGTTTATTTCTACCTAGGAGAGGCACTGCTGCTCCATGTAGGATGTGACTTTTCACAGCAAGTCCCATGTGaacatggagctgtgcagagcttcATGTTGTGTTGAACACTGACATCAACTTTAATGCTTCCAGAAGTCTTCGTAATCCCTCAGAGTGCTGGgtgagagaaaaacagcacagccaGAAGAGAGATGCAATGTTTGGATTGCTTCTGTTTTGGTGTGTTCTTGGTCTGCTCCTGGCACATGCCTGTCGCTCAGACTCATGACCAACCTGTGGCAGAGTGTGCTGTAAAAGCTAAGCTTGTCTCCCGGCATAGGATGTGCACAAGTCGTGTGTGCCCTGAAAAGCCAGGCTTACTGATGTTAAGTGACTGTTTCAATTACTGGCATTAAGGTAGCACAATTCACAAGATTCTACTGGGTGACACCATTTGGACCAATTTCACATGTGCACTGTGCTCTCAGTTTTTTTTCACTGCCCTTTGATAGCTGTTAGGAAAGCATTACAAATAAATGGGGAATGGATCACAAGAAGGAGTTCTGGGTGATGGAAACACAGCCATTGGTTTTGGAGGCATGTCCAGGGAGAAAATAGACTTGTGTGCTGCAAAACCGATGACATAACTTACTTAAGGGGAAATAATCAGTAAACTTTTTTGAGTAAAGTGTTAAGTTAATATGAGGATCAAACAAAGTAACACTGACAACATAACAGTAACTTAAAGTGTAGAACCATAGATTCATTTGAGTTgggaagggatccttaaaggccacctagtcttactcccctgcaatgaacagggagcCTACAGTGgcatcaggtgctcagagcccatctAGCCTGACattgagtgtctccagggatggggcttccatcacctctctgggcaacttgtgccagtgcctcaccaccctcctTGTAAGTGACAACATGGGGCTCCTTTGCTCAGTCCAGACAGTTTTCACCAGGCTTTAAGGGGTTTTCTTGGGCACCCAGAGTGAGGTACCACTGGTGATCAGATAGTAATTTGAGAggcttttatttgttgttgtttttaagcatgcaaaacaaaaagccaaccaaccaaacaaaaagagcCATCCAGACTTCCTCCACaaggattattttaaattttaatggaAGTGGATGGAAACAGACCTGTGGAGAAAGCTCCTGTTCTCattctgcacagaaatgctCCCCTTCTGGCTGAGGAGCTCATGGGGCAATGCCCTCTGGCTGACTGGAGTGTGCTGTGTCTGCAGTTCCCAAAGGAGCAGTAACTTTGCTGTGAAGATTCCCAGAGGAAAACTATTCTACTCTTCTGACAGCTGCAGAAGAGATGTGTTGGCTGAACCAGAGTGGGGAAGAGGATCGAGCTGTGCCCAGTGCTAATGGAGCATGGGtttggggctgctgcagcatcagctgctgctgtatctggtgctgctcactgctctctACATGCTGCTTTGCCCGGTGAATGGCTGAAACCTCTTTACATCTGcaaaggctgcagaaagcaaagggaagagaaggaaaaaaagcccaggATGGTGCACATTGTGCCCTGGCACCGTGTGTGGACTTGCTGAGAAAGAGCAGGGCTCTGGGTGccgctgctggggctgcagataACACCAATGTGGAAATTTGGCAATGCCAGAAGgtaatgtttttgttgctcAAAGGTCACCTAATTTGAGTACAGGCTGCAAGGTGTACAACAGCATTGTGACAGTCCTTGTTTTCAAGGGATGGGATGTGGATGTGAGGTGTTCTTCTCTCGGAACCTCAgtcctcttttccttcagacacCCCATTTACCTCACTTGAGCTGAATCACTCATAGAGATAACAGTCCACATTTGAGATGTTAATAGGGTTTGCTATGTTACGTTTTCTCCACGTAGGTTAGAAATCAGTAACTTCATATTCTTTCAAGCCAATATTATCCTTTGCTGTGGTCTGTTATgctctatttcattttctgtatggTCAAGAACCgtttttctgcagtgcttcagtATGATTCTTAAAGTTTCCTTCTCCCATTTgatatatctttcttttttttcctcagtccaATCCTAGTGTCCTTGAACGTGATCTGCCTGATGGTTATCATACCTCCAGCATGGAGAAAGCTGAGCAGCACATGTGGTGCCTGCAGGTCTGGAAGATGAGGCCCCTCCAGGACAGCTCTTTCTCAGCCCATTCAGAAGAGTATTTATGGATTTTCTTTGGGATCAAttgcactctcagcaagtttgcaggtgaacccaagctgtgtggtgcagttgaGATGCCTGAGGGAGAGGATACCATCCAGAGAGATATGGACAGGCTCAAACAGTGagcccaggtgaacctcatgatgTTCAGTAAAACTAAGtacaaggtcctgcacctgggttgtggcaaccctcactatcagtacaagctggaggatgtaaggatagagcacagccctgccaaaaatgacttgggggtactggtggatggcaagctgtTCATGAGCCAGAAATGTGCCCTTACAatccagaaagccaactgtatcttgggctgcaccaaaagaagtgtggtcagcagagacagagagatgatcctgcccctctgctctgtggtggtgagacctcacctggagtactgtgtctgGATGTGgtgtcctcagtacaggagggATGTAAACCTGTtagagcatgtccagaggagggccacaaaaatgatcagaagGACAGaatacctctcctatgaggatgtgctgagggagctggggctgttcagcctggagaatgctcaggggagacctgagagcagcctttcaatatctaaatgAGGATgataagaaagaagaggacagactctttagcagggtctgttatGTTaagacacagggaaatggtttcaaactgaaagaggagatATGTAGATTGgatgtaaagaagaaattttttacaatatgggtgatgaggcactggaacagtctgcccagagagatgCTGGTTGCCCCATtactggagacattcaaagtcaggttgcaggagctctgagcacttGATGTAGCTGCAGGCATCCCTGTACGTTGCAGAGGAGTTGAACTGGAggacctttaagggtctcttctGACTCAAACAACTCCACGATCTTCACAGTGAAGAGCACAGTGACTGATGCTTTTGGGGTCTGCAGGTTAAATGCACTATTGCTACTTGGAGTGTATTTGCTTATGGggaaatctgtttattttctcttgagCCCacttaaactttatttttttctaagataTTTCAAGCtagcaaaataaatcattgaGAGAATAGCCACATAGATTGGGACTTTAGGTCCTTTTGTCAATGACGTCATAGATGACCACATGAACATACAGATCGGATTTAATAGGTGTCCATGTGGTGTCCTCTCCTGGCCTGCCCTGAAGAAGATCATTAGGGATGCCCAGTCAGGAGGGACAGGGCATATGTAGTATTTGCATCTGTTTGCTTGTTCCCATGGAATGCAATATTTGATAAGGCAATGGTGGCAGATCCCAGTGCCCTTTGCCTCTTGTGTATGATGTAGAAAATCCTTTTCTACTTTTCACGGTGTGCTTCCCATGAAGCAAAAAGCACTTCATCAGCCTCCTTCTGTCCTGTGGGAGGGGTTGCTGGTTGTTCTCTTCACTCCAAATACCGATCAGAAACGTGTAAGAGGAAAAAGGCAGTTGTGTTGCttaggagttggacttgataatcctCATGGGTCCCCTCCAATAGTGGATATTCTGCAGTTCTGAGATGGTAAATGTGCTTTGAGATACTAAAATATTGCCGCCCAAGAACAAAGTGATATGCTTCAATAGGTGGATCATCCTTTTGAAgctaaaaacatgttttctaaGGCCTCAGACTCCTGGGCTTAGCATTCACAAGACAGGGAACAGGATGGAAGAGGGGTGGtgcatgagaaaggaaaatccctttcttttctgggCTCTGAAGACTGAGATCATTGAGTCACACAGTGTGCAGTTCCTGTCCTAATGGCAGCAGTATGTGAGCAAGCTGTGGGTCTGTGCTGGCATTTCCCTGAGGTCAGCCAAGTAGGCTGCAGTGGGACCATCCTAAGGTATAGCAGCTGGGACAAATCACACCTCAGTTGATGAGAACTGGCACTTGTGAAGAATCTGAATCTCAGAGTGATGATCTCACTAGATGTAATTACACAGTGTCCGTAAGAATGTGGGCCGTTTTAGTTCCTTTCCCAGAAACTTCGAGGAGACAGTGGATGCAGTCTCTAAAACTCCCTGACCAAGGAAGCTCATGCAGTGCATGTGTTGATTTTTGCTATCCTTGTTATGATGTGGTTCGTTACAGCTTGGGATTTCCAAGAAATCTCAAATTACATTGAGAATTCACGGCTAAGTAACACAACCTTATCATGTGCTGCACCTCTGCTTCTGGTGCCTTTACTCGCTGTGACCACCAGGGGCCTCCCTCCACCTAAGTTTTGCAGCACTGGAGCTCTACAAACGGTGCAGCTGAATGAACGGCGCCTGACAAGGTGTGGGGACTAACAACCAGCAGACAACTGAACAAACTGGTGGCTTGAGGGATAACTCGAAGAATCCATACTTATCCTgggaagcaaaaaataaagcaggagggGGAAGCTCGCTTCATCTCTGCAGACTTCAGTTTTGATTGAACGGGGACATCTGCAGCTatatcaggtgctcagagtcccTCCAGCCTGACTCTGAATGTCCCCCAGACAGAGCACCAAACGCctcagggcaacctgtgccagtgccttatTACGCTTAGTATAAAAAAATTTCTTATATGCaatcttattttctcctcttttagtgTGAAACActttcctcttgtcctgtcacaacagaccctaATGGGAGTCTGTCCCCCTCTCTCTTATAGCCCCCTTTTGGACACTTAATGATAACATAATTCCCAAAGCAATACATTAAGTGtaacatattttaaacaaaataattgatTAGGGGCTTCCACATGTGCACCTATGTTCTAAAGGCTTTTCTTCCttacaaaaaggcaaaagatgaATCTGCAGGCCCTCATTCAGTGCTTGGCATTTATAATTGGAGTCTTCTCTCTTGTTCTCACACTAGAGCAATTTTGGACCCAATGGGAGTCTCATGGACTCTTCCTCAACTGCTGACAAGTGTCTTagatattaaatgaaaatctatttcttGGAGTTCCTTGTTGAAATTAACCATGGAACTTCCTCCACGGCTTTGCAGAGCCCAGGCCTTGCAGATGCAGTAGAATTACTTCATCTTTTGTCCCCTGCTAAGAATCCCCCAGAGCCATTGCTCAGCTCCAATAGGTATATTTTCCGTGATCTTATGGAAGAGGTATGGTTAATTATGTTTCACTTGGACTTGCCTCTGTTCTCTCAGTGCTTTCTGGGACCAGAAGGTGGACAGATTTCATCACATGATTGACCTTCTTCTTTCTGGCTCATCCAAACTGAGTAAGAACTGGAGAACATTTGATGAAGTCCATGGCAGACATATCTCAgagcttttctcttctgtcccCATTTAATAAGCCCATAACATGCAGATGACATTTAGACTGACATTAGTGTTGGAATAATTTCTGGGAGCTGATTTTTTTTACGATTGCTTGTGTCAGTACTTCAGAGTTGGATATATAGAGCAGACTGGAAAAGCCTTATGAATATTTCATGGTGGCCCTTCTGGCCCAGGGaacacagatttgtttttaagcatcTTTCTACTCACTCATCaattcttcccctcctcctccactccCTCCTTTTGAGTTTTTTTAAATTAGGTCCTTATTGGGAAGGGGATGATGGCCTGTTCCTAACTCTAAACTTAATAGCGGAATGGGGACcagctctttctcttcttcagtttcttattaCTCATTCCACTATGATAACAGCAACATCTTTTTCTTAACCATTTACTATGAAGCAGCACTTTCACGGACCAATGAAGGAAGAAGACAAATGTCAATGCTTTATTGATGGTCCTTGGTTTTGTTTACTTAGCCCTGGATTGAATGGGACAGGGCAGATCTCATTGAGATTTTGGGTATCCCACCAACACAAGCAGACATTTAAATTAGCTCTGATCATTCTTTCCAGGCTTTCACCAAACTTGTGATGTCTACATATGcaaatgaaag
This region of Coturnix japonica isolate 7356 chromosome 4, Coturnix japonica 2.1, whole genome shotgun sequence genomic DNA includes:
- the FGF5 gene encoding fibroblast growth factor 5 isoform X1, whose product is MGITGLSAATAKKEESSEHSNPPAGVLEIFAVSQGIVGIRGVFSNKFLAMSKKGKLHASARFTAECQFRERFQENSYNTYASAVHRGQRSGRQWYVALNKRGKAKRGCSPRARPQHVSTHFLPRFRQPPPSQLAFTVARPEKKPPPPPPPPKKMTTSRHSPGPGRYRLKFRFG
- the FGF5 gene encoding fibroblast growth factor 5 isoform X2, which encodes MPSPPPALPPPPPSPPPAGGMRPAFLFFLLLLLALPARGRRERLPGGGHSASSSSSSSSPSSLTAAGQGRRRGRLYCRVGIGFHLQLHPDGRVDGAHAASPLSVLEIFAVSQGIVGIRGVFSNKFLAMSKKGKLHASARFTAECQFRERFQENSYNTYASAVHRGQRSGRQWYVALNKRGKAKRGCSPRARPQHVSTHFLPRFRQPPPSQLAFTVARPEKKPPPPPPPPKKMTTSRHSPGPGRYRLKFRFG